DNA from Roseimicrobium sp. ORNL1:
GAAGTGCCGGTCTGGCGTCCCACGATGCTGTGGGGGCCGGGCTTGAGAATCCGCCAGGTGACCTTGAGATCGCCGACCTGGGGCATGAGCGGGTTGGCTCCGAAGTAAAGGGTGCTGTCCTGCAACTGCGGCGGATTGGGCTCGGTGAAGGTGTAGGCGCTTTCATTCATCGGCAGCGCCTGTCCTTCGCCGAGTTTTGCCACCAGACCTTCGGGAAGATGAAAGGCACCGATGGTCGCATCCTTCGCGGTCCATCCCTCGCTGGAGTAGCGCCATGCGGTGGGGTTGGTGTGGTTGAGCGGTTGGTTGAAGGAGGCGGAGTTGATGGGCTTGTCGTCCCACACCTTGTCATAAGTGTAGGTCGTGGTGCCGTTGCGGCTGCTGTCGTTGTTCGAATAGGTGGTCTCAGAACTTTCCTTCCACTGGTACATCTGAACCTTGCGTGCGAGGCGCAACGCCAGTTGTTTGATGCCAAAGGCGCTGTCCTCCAGCGGGACTTTTGTGACGGCCTCGCCGGAGAGATGCACCAGCTTCGACTCCTGCTGGGCATCGACTTTCGCAGCGTCCACGGGAACGACGATGGCGGCGCCTTCTGCAAGGCCCCGGGCTGTCCGGATGGCGCGACCTTCATTCTTCCACAACACGACGGTGAAGACCAGAAGGAGCAACAGGCCGATGCCTGAGCTGATGAGCGTGGCTTTCACTCCCTGCATCAGGGAGCTGGAGGTGCTTCCGGGAAGAGGCGGTGGCATGAAGGGGAACCGCGGAATGGTGCGGCGCGCCCACTTCTAGCGCCGAATTTTCTCCTCGCAACAACCCTCATGCGGGTGATGCGGGATGGCTCAGTTTTGGTGGAAAAAACTCATGCCGCTTGATGAGGGCGATGGCGAGGAGAAGGAGGCCCAGCGGGAGCAAGTACACAGC
Protein-coding regions in this window:
- a CDS encoding TMEM43 family protein translates to MPPPLPGSTSSSLMQGVKATLISSGIGLLLLLVFTVVLWKNEGRAIRTARGLAEGAAIVVPVDAAKVDAQQESKLVHLSGEAVTKVPLEDSAFGIKQLALRLARKVQMYQWKESSETTYSNNDSSRNGTTTYTYDKVWDDKPINSASFNQPLNHTNPTAWRYSSEGWTAKDATIGAFHLPEGLVAKLGEGQALPMNESAYTFTEPNPPQLQDSTLYFGANPLMPQVGDLKVTWRILKPGPHSIVGRQTGTSITPYPTKAGTFIELVADGHVGADVMFDRAVKENIALTWAIRLVGTLFVFAGIRLLFNPLASLGRSVPFVSRLLSTGVTLFSAVLAVMLSLLVIGTAWFAYRPLLTIVLLIIMAALGIGWGMKYRKTAVG